A stretch of the Myxococcales bacterium genome encodes the following:
- a CDS encoding DUF2188 domain-containing protein — MPKKSFVVRSHEDGWMVQREGKKSPESTHRKKDVAVRRGRSLAKRAGGVLKIKGKNGKIQAKRSYAA; from the coding sequence ATGCCGAAGAAGTCATTTGTCGTTCGCAGCCACGAGGATGGTTGGATGGTCCAGCGCGAGGGCAAGAAGAGCCCCGAGAGCACGCACCGGAAGAAGGACGTCGCGGTGCGCCGGGGTCGTTCCCTGGCCAAGCGTGCGGGTGGCGTACTCAAGATCAAGGGAAAGAACGGGAAGATTCAGGCCAAGCGGAGCTACGCCGCCTAG